AGCTTTTTTGCCCCACTCAGGGTCAAAAATCATGCCTGTACACAAGCAGTGCTTACGGCCAGTACGGCTCAAAACGTCGTAGTTGACACACGACTGACAGCCTTTCCAGAAAGCATCATCTACAGGAAGTTCGCTGAAAGTGGTAGGCTCGTACCCAAGTTCAGAGTTAATTTTCATGACAGCCAACGAGGTAGTAATACCAATGATTTTGGCGTCAGGATATTTGCTTCTCGACAGCTCAAAGGCCTTGGCTTTTACGGCTTTGGCTACGCCAAATTTTCTCCATTCGGGTTTTACAATCAAACCAGAGTTGGCCACGAATTTGCCGTGTTCCCACGTTTCGATATAACAAAAACCTA
The DNA window shown above is from Flectobacillus major DSM 103 and carries:
- a CDS encoding GNAT family N-acetyltransferase, whose translation is MNQYSVQVASAEHLHLAEAICLEMEESAKARGTGIAKRSPQYLRDKINEGKAIIAIDTEGQFVGFCYIETWEHGKFVANSGLIVKPEWRKFGVAKAVKAKAFELSRSKYPDAKIIGITTSLAVMKINSELGYEPTTFSELPVDDAFWKGCQSCVNYDVLSRTGRKHCLCTGMIFDPEWGKKAQEEASVATIQETEHEKWNFLKDVKVLERLKSIKEKMFLKMGERLKDRKLKREAV